In the genome of Solea senegalensis isolate Sse05_10M unplaced genomic scaffold, IFAPA_SoseM_1 scf7180000013358, whole genome shotgun sequence, the window CCAGACAACAGAAATGTTATGAGATATAAATGATCATAATTGAGAATCGTTAGAAAACTGCACATGAGGAAGAACAAGTTATACGTGGgagcgtgtgtttgtttggcagGTATCCGCAGCCATGGAGCCCCTGCAGGCGGCGCTCTCTCTTCATGGGGACGACTTGCACTCCCTCCACCTACTGACCCTGCTGCTCAGCGCCCAGAAACACCACCGTCATGCCTTGGAAACCCTGGGCCTGGCCCTCAGCCAGCACCCCGACAACTTCAAGTAAAACCCACTTCTCCATCCCACTCACATGCACAGCAGTAGAAAGATGTCGGTAGAAGAAGTGTTGGTGAAATGAGGAGAAGGTGCCAATCGATCGCTGTACTTAAaactttgcattttgtttttctgtgtgtgagtgtgagggtggcTCCAGTGAGTGGTGCAGCACCATCCTAACACTCGTCCTCTCTGCAGGGATTGGGTATCTCAGCTCTGATGTGTTGGAGGccaagcagacacacactctaCGCCTTATTTAGATGTGTTGGAGTGGACGCCTGCATTGCAGCACCTATGCCCCTCATGCACTCTTACCCTTTTAACTTTGCAGCTCTGACCTAAGCCCTAGTGCTGCTTTCTTGACTCGTGTGTCGTTCAGCAGTCAAACCCTGCCATCTGTTATGCTAAACAGGTTAAACACAGTAAACCTGACTCAGACATTGACAGTCATTTTGGTGCTTGCAGGGATTTAGTGATTTGCTGCAGGGTACTTTAAATAGTTGGAGGCACTCAACCTGTGACCTTTTAGGTTGGTTTCTTTAACCGTATGTTACACTTTATCTGTGTTGAATATGTGCATACATTTTATGAATTATAGTAAAACACATTGTGGAAATATGTAAGTTGTTTTAGCGCTTGAGagcaaatgttttcattgttgaGACGTTTTTGTCTTCATAAAGGAATGGCACAGcagtgaaattattattttttctaaaaacaaaactacaaaaaaatcATCCTTTTTCACTCTCAGGAATGTTTTCAGTCGTTTGTAttgaacaaaaaacattgaaaacacgTTCATTAGCCGTGATGGAAGTGCTGTTGcatcagagacagacagcattAACCATCCAGTCTAATTATTTCACTCTAGTCACAACATAGAAGCATGTTGCATCATCTTTCTGAGGAATTTAAAGGCCTGTAAAGCATTTCATAACATAGCCATCTGGGGTCAGTGTTGGCCTCTATGGTCCCAGCACACAGCCATGGACTCACATCCGTGCCTCAGAAGCAGGAAAGGGGGGggtggagaaaaacaagaaaactgatGACACAGTAACAGTCtgatggcaaaaacaaaaacacagatacagAGTGAGACAATTCAGGAGGGATGATCATTTCATTACTGCACGTTTTTCCTGATCGTTGCTGTACAACTGTTCTCTCGCTCTGTCTACATGCAAAATGATATgctacaccacacacacacacaaatacaaaacacaaaacacctcCGCCATCGGGACACTTGACTGCTTTGACCCATTTACAACCTCTTTTGcactctcagccaatcacaatGCTCCCCGCACCAGGAATCCCCATCGCCCCAGTAACCATGAGGTCATATGGGTAGAGACAGCATCAGTTGTTGAGTCAGGAAGAGAGAGATACAGCTTTATGTAGCTGTAAATTGCTAAAAAGAACAGCTGAATTACAAATGATTTGCAACTGCAAGGCCATTTACTGTATCATTACCTCCATGATTTACTATGTATTGATAGTCACAGTCTTTGCATGGATCTGCTGTAAAGTCACGGCTAATGATAAATCTGCACAGAATTATCACCCGACTCTGAACACGACTCGGCTTTTAAGAGAACTGTATGCTCTTGAAGCTCCAATGTTTTAGTTTGGTGCTTTAGTGTCTTTGCTCTCACAAAACATCAGGCAACGTGAGAAACTAGTGGGTGAAAATGGTGGAACATTTAGCAGCTAAGCAGCCAAGTATTTACCGCAGGAGCTGATGGACACTTGCTAAAAGCATGGTTACGTTTCCAGAGATTGATCAGGTGACCAGTCACATGacccttaaaggtccagtgtgtattaTATATGAGGGTTTTAAGTGACAGAATTTGAATATATTAGTAAgcctttttttaagtttgtgaggcaagggccttgctttacggaAGCCGCtgtcttgtgctgccatgtttatATACAGCAgccaaaccagccagagtgaagCTAAAGCTTACTGCTCCTGAACTTTGGTGGGGGGTTTCGGGCGACCAAATCGGGGGGGAAGCACCTGCGGACATAGCCCTGACTAGAGCCGGGTGGGAGATAAGTACACTGTTAAAAGTGTTAGCctaggttttgttttgtttaaatgtctttgagaaggcatgttgatttttttactATACATTTTGACTGTTAATGTTACAGAGAACTTTGATACAAGTTGAATAAGAAGGAGGAAACAGCAAAGACAGTGGGAGACTAGAAAGAATCTTAAGATCCTTTTTGGTATACAAAGGCCACCAGAGTTTCCCGACATACTTGAGAAAGGGAGGGCTGGAAAATGAATCACAAACTTGTCTGGTGAGAATAACATGAAAAGCACTTAACAAAggttttttggttgtttgttttttttctcaatgcaGAGTGGTTTGTTTCCATAAATCGGAAATTAGCTTTCTCACAAAGGAGCCCACATACAGTATCTCTCTAATCTCGACAACAAGCTCAGTAGCTCATTGGTCAATCCATCTTGCTGTGTAAGGGGCCGGCTGGCAACACACATTAGCATCCTTCCCAGAATTCTTACAaatgcataaaaaacaaaacaaaaaaaacatgattgtttCCAAATGACACCTGAATGTTTGTTATAATAGAGAATTACAACAGTGTTACAATTGAGATGAGGGTAATGTTTTCTGTGGTGCAGTAATCATATTATTGTTGCTATGAAAGcttaatgaattcattaataaaAGTTTAATTCAGACCTGCATTATGCCCATAAAAATTAATCCACACCAAGTCAGGATGCATTGCTACCCTTGGGATCCATGTTGCAGATAATCcatgtacatatatagatacatatatatatatatatatatatatatatatatatatatatatatatatatatatacatatatatatatatatatatagagaaagggagagagagagagaaggaacgAGTGGATTTTTGGGGGAGGGTGTGAGGAGAAGacacatttattacacattatatCAACATTGGACAGTTGACATTACCATACCATAACCAACGTTCTGTTATGACTTTTGAAAGTGTCTGATTTAcatcggagagagagagagagagagagggagagatagatCATGGTCTTCACTTTGTACTAAAGAGAATGATTAATCCCAGCCTTTGATTCTGAATTCATCTAATGGGATGTTGCTGCATGAGCAAGTACATgcacatagtgtgtgtgtacgtgtgtgaaacactgaccttgtcaggaccagttctGTCTCTCATGGAGACAGAAAACCTGGCCCTAATGAGACAGATCCTCATTTCGGAGAACTGGTAGGGCTAAGATTTGCattgtggtgaggttaaggTCAAGAgtgggcattaactggttaggaaTAATGCATTGTTTAGGATGTCCACGTGAATGGAAGTcactgcagtgtcctaagaagaacagctgcacaaacctgtatgtgtgtgtgtatgtgtgtacctGTAGAGAACGTGAATACACACTGTGATCTGTGGGAGTGCAGAGTGAGTAACACTGTAGATTTAACACTTTTCCAAGGGAATATTGTTAGTTATTTTTATACAGAGGTTACACTCACGCTCACTACTATTAGCCACCGCCGAGCATTCACTGCTCGCTGCCGTCCATCCTCAAACACTCCACTCACAAGCTAGGCTTATTCCCAcgagactggaaaaaaaaaatgacagcctTTGTAATCTGATGTGTAGCATTGTGATTGGTCTAATCTTGATAGAATCTATTTTCCTGGACCTTTGTGGTTCTGTCAGGACAGAATAATATGAAACATTAAGATTGGAAGTTTAAATAAGTCATACATAGTAATTATGTTAACAAATATAAGACATTATTAATACAGGCTCAGTTTAAACGCCAGCAGCTGGGTTTTATTTCGGTTgtaaacaaaatgcaaattgGCTGCAAAAATGAGGTGTTTATTCTCAAAGTGTAGCTTCATCAACAGGAGGAACCTGGCTTTTGTTTGAGGCAGAGACAAGCCTTTATTCCTGTTTTTTCCTTTGATATCGGGCCAATGAATCTTAATACTTTATGTAAAAGGTTTGACTTTAAAAGCAGTCCAATTGGCATCTCCCTTACTTCTTGGATGATCTGTGATGTGAGGAAAATTGGATAGCCTGCACATTCTAGTCTTGTTATGTAACAGTAAATGTCAGTTATGATACAGGACCATCTTGCCTTTGTATCAACTTGAGATTTGAGATAAAAAATAGAGTCGAAAGTAAAAGACAAATGTTGATAATTGAATaatatcatcattttgagaatccatctaatctaatctaatctagcaTATTAAATTTTGCTGTTTCATCAAAAGATTCCTTTTTTACTGAATGATACCAACACACTCTTACACTGTCATGGAGAATTGATTCACACCTTCTTAGTGCATTATTAGTAATAACGAGTCTAGAGATACAAAAAAttacactcacgcacacacactacagtggACCCCCTACTGGCAGGCGTATCCTCAACACAAAGTCCCTCAGCAGCACTTGTCATCCACATGTCAGAGAAATTCAACCTCCTTCCTCCCACTCATatacactttcattttctttttctttaccagcctccctccatcttctactcacaccctacacacacacacacacacacacacacacacacacacaccttccccCATCCATCCACCAAGCAGTCAGCTGGTAATGAGGCACATTTCACTGAGAGTTTTCTCCCCTGACACAAGCTTGTCTCTCGCTGCTATCGATCCTCGCCCTCTCTCCATCCCTTTGTCCTTTCCTTTCTGCCTCCCTCCATCATTCTTCTCCCCTCACCCTCTGACAGGAGAGAACAGAGTAATTGGAGGGGTCTTCAACAACAGGGAGACAGTGGACAGCTCGGTAGACGGGCGTCAGATATGGCAAATACCATAGTCTcaatgtttctctctctctccctctctctcttgtcattGTCACACTGAGGGAAGAGTGATGTTGACAGCAGAGTACATCCTCTGAGGGCCCCTTCTGGCAAttactaaacacacacaaatatttgctCAGCTATTGTTGTTAGGATGCTTTATTGCACTCTTTTGGACAACCAACCCAAAGCCATACTAGCCAATTATTGCCTAACCCCTAACTTTAACCCAATCCTAACCTTGACCCGAgcatcagaaatgaggttctgcctcattaggaccagactttggtctccatgaggacttgaGGTCCTTACAAGGTCAGTGGAAAAGTCCCAAAGAGGAAACAAGTAAACACACGCGTGTgtgcgaacacacacacacacacacccacaccagaGACTCCCACATCACTTAACCAGTTGTCTTCAACTAAAAGGGCTGAGCAGAATCACTCTGCTCACTCGATGGCATCACTCTTCGGCCTCTTAAcgctctgcaacacacacacactcataccgCAAAGCGagcacacactcacgcacacatgcacacaggtttgcgcagctactcttctcaggacactggactgactttcattcatttggacagcctaaacaatcCCTAACTTTGTCCAAttctaaccttaatctaaccacgATTAAAAATCTGAGCCCTAGATTTATCAGAGAtgatgttctgcctcattaggatcaggttttggtctccatgaggactactggtcctgacaaggtcagcgtttatgtcagaaaaggtcctaaagaggcaaagaaaaaaaaaaagaagaaaaaaagcacactCACATACCACAAGGTACACACAGTCATCAGACCTGTTGTTGATGGCTGACTTTacacccccctcctccctctttctatTGATCCATGTGTATCTCAGTCCACATGCATCAGATAGATGTTGATGGGTTTTAAGCACTTAACCAACCACTGTCAAAGCCCAAACACTTACACAAGGACAAATGTCCACTTTTACATGCTgcttaatttatatttttcactGTCAAACAAAACACTACGGGATAATATCTGCTATAGTTTCAGCTGCTCAGCGGCCACTGACAGGTCGCAGAGGTCTCCGCCTCTTGCGAACCTCACAGTGTACACATGTTGTGTGTTGGTTCTTGTCAGTGACAATAAGAAACAGGTTTTGCCTGTGTTTCCTAATAACAGTTGACAGTTCAACTTCTATACAGGTACAGAAACAGTAAATACTCGACTGTATAATGAGGGTTTTATTTTACGTGGTACGCACAACATGGCAATAAAACGTTGCAGAAGCTCCATAGTTGTTACAATATTGTTGAGTAGTgtgtctctctatgtgtgtgtgtgtgtgtgttctagttTGCTGTTCACAAAGGTGAAGCTGGAGGAGGCCCTGTTTGGTCCGGCCACAGCTCTGCAGACCTGTGAAGTGATGCTGCAGCGCTGGCAGAGCTGCTATGACGTCGGTCGCTCCAGGTGAGTGTGTTCACGTGTAACATACGTCTCTGTGATGGTTTGCTCCTCTTGCTCACTGCGAGTCTGGATGTGTGAGCCTTCACGGtccaagtgtttttcttttactgccATACATGTCGAGATGTGAGGGGGGAGCTTTTGCTGAGGTGGTACTGCCTGCATTAATTACttactattgtgtgtgtgtgtgtgcgtttactCCGATATATTGATGAGGTTAGCCTcgggagcagagcagagcagtcaGCAGGATCAGAGGTTAATTTGCTCTTGTGCCTTGTCCTCCTTGCATTCAGACATGTTTCCATTTGTCGTGGAACAGCTCAGTTCACAAGCATGTACAGTGTCTGTGCGATGACTCAGCGCAGCTGATGAGAAGTCAGGCGTGTTGAATCTGATAATAAAGATATTAAGCACAACATTAGAAGGACTGGGAGGAATAGCATTTCTCTGAAACTAGAACAACAAACAGCTGCAACATTCGTGGAGACccatcattttaacattttatactTCTATATATCGTGGACCTCATAGTTCTCATGTCTACAAAACTGATGGAGTAGCATTCAAAGCATTCCTTATATAAATATGACATTCTACCCACATTTCCTTCCTTAAAAAAGGGCAGAAGGAAATATTTTTTGAGTTGACGGTTCTGATCTGTGTGTTCTCAAATCCTACACTACATTTTAAACCATatagtgtatttgttttatgaatatttaGAACAGAGGTTCTCAATTTATGATATTAAGTGTTCTAGGAACCCCCTTGTGTATTTTGCTTGAAATAATTCATCTTCAAATTGTTTGATTCGaaagaaatgtaaacatttcaattacaaaatgaaatattgtgCTCTATTTGTCGCAGTCtgatgtctttgtctttgaaacACACTCTGCAGCTGTGTATTAAACAAGCTATATGCAAGAAATGTGCTGTATTCACAGTCATCACAGTCATACAATGACTGTGATGTGTCATCAGTGATTAAAGAAACATATTTAATTGAAACTCTGCCTATGATGCAGCCAATACTAACTGTTGCCCCACCACACTTTGGCAGGGACACTCTAGAATGTTTCGAAATGGGATTTGCAATGGAATTTTATTTATGACCTTAATTGACATAAATTGACATGAATTGAGCGGTTTTATgacttgtgcgtgtgtgttgcagtgagacagatgacagcagcagcataccGGTGGCTGAGAGGGCAGAGGTCAGCCCCGGAGGCAGGAAATCCTCCATCCACCTGACCCTGCCTGACTTCCAGGACACCTCCACTGGTCTGCTCACTCAGTGgttacagtcttttttttaatgaggacCCTCTGCTGCACATATTTAAACTGCTTCGTACTGAATTGATTATCTTAAGTCATCTATTGTTTTTGGGTAAACACCAGTGAGAAAGGTGAACATGCCAGTCACTTTCAATCCCAGGGTATTTGACCTTTTATCGAGTAAAACTATGTCTGTGTGACGATATAATCACTTTGCCAAcctaaatgtattcattatcaATGATATATGAATACACTGTGCAAAAGTCGTAAGCCATTACTACTGCTGTTGACCTTGCTAATGGGAAAATTATAAATTAATGTCGCTCAAGTTCTATTATCTCTTCTGTGACTGAAAGGTGGTCTTAAATATTAGCAAGCGTCCAATGAATtcaactcatacaacatgtttgtctaatgctcaagcatgtcttgaataagcCATGACATTAttaaagcagccattttgtacAGAAAATGagggcaaacacaggtgttACCAATGACATTAATTAGGCTTCCACTGCATGTAGGTTAAAGAGAGCTAGAGTCCTACACTCGACACCTTAGCCTGTAGAAGCTGTTcattctgaaaaatgtcacttatCTTAGTCCTGCACacatatttcctgtattttcagGTTATGGGAAAATAATTGGATGTGGTCATGAACACATTCCTAAAGCAACAAATCGAACGAAAGACTTGCACGGCACTGTATGTTTCAACGAGCTTCATGCCGCCTTCACAGGTTCACTGAGTCCGTCGTCAGTTGCACTGTCTCGCCTGGAGGCGGCGCTCTCTGAGGTGTCGGACATTAGCTCCTCCCGCCGCCAAGGACCCGCCTACATCTGGACCACGCTGGAACACATCTGGCTGCAGGCTGGTATGATAATGACACGCGCAGCTCCGACACAGTTTCTCTTTGCACTTGTTCTTGGTCTGCGGGGTCAGCAGATGAACTTTTAATAATCACAGACAAATACAgatcaagcaaacaaacaaaaaaaaagaagctgtgaGACTGATGGCAAATTTGAATGGAACTCCCTCCTCTCTGCACAGACTGTATTGTGCAGATGCTACTACAAAAGCTGTGCAGTGTGACTGTCTCGCACACCTTACTGACCTGCTTACAAGCTTAGTCGAATTTCAGTCTCTCTTGGGAGTAAGACGATGGTTATATGAGCACAAATGTTGTGGGGGCACTGCAGTCACAGAAATTCACTTGGCATAATTTTTGGGGTGATCCCGAAGTAAGTAGATGTATATCTACACTCTGTAAACAGTATACTGCTCAGAGACATTATAGTCCCATTGAATACTGCATGCTTGATGTTGGAGTGTGTGCAGCGACTGCTCTAGGAAGGGCAGAATGGCAGGGGAAGTGCATGTGGAAGTTCACAGGGTGAGCTTGTGCATTAGCGGGAAATGAAGGGAGAGGGGCGCAGAGATGCACTCCGTCTATCCACTCAGATTGAGTGGATGAGGCATGGGAATAGGAATTCATACCACAACTCAAGTGAAGGCAGTAACAAAACCGACATAGGATAAGATGGATGGACGGGCCAAGAGGTCTCGTCCCTTGTGGCCGAGTATAATTTGAAGGTTATTCTCTATATCTCGGCTGAGAAcaggcaaaataaaacatgcactttgtgtgtgtgtgtgtgtgtgtgtgagagagagagagagcgagagagagaccaggGGTATGACCCCTCACTCAAGGCTGAGCATGTCCTATCCCAAGTCACCCTCCTTCCCCAACATTCCTCTTAACATCAGTCACTTCCCCCTCAATCTCACATCCTCACTGGCTACATAGGaaaacatatgcacatacacacacacacagaatgggAGGTTGGGGGCGGGGCGGTCTTCAAAAAGGCCACACTcagctgcatgtaaacactcaaactgataaaCGAGCACAGATCTAATCCTTTAAAATTCCGTAGCCCTATTTCCCCTGAATCCTTGTTCTCCTGAAACCTATGACAAGAAAGCACAAGTGGTCCAAATGGTTCGCTTTCATCTCACAGAGGCGACATGCCTGCGCTGAGTGTTCCCCATCTGTGCATCATCagacacatgtaaacaaacacaacatccacTACCAAACTCACACATGGGTCTCATACAGGCTGTTCTTCTCTGAGCACCGCGTTGACTTCCTTTCATTATGTCACAGCCGAATCAAAGTGTTAACCTTAAATATAACCAgaatttaaatcttagccctaaacttaactagttcctggtcctgacaaggtcggtgTGTTTTCTGAGTTGAGGGGTGTCTTTCCCAAGGTTTCAGTGTCGACCCACCATCCACTTCTGAGAATGAATGACAGCATCCTGTCCTCACAGTGGTCAGCTTCAGGGTTGTgtccctgtgtatgtgtgtgtgtgtgtggctgtcgTCATcatcccagcagcagcagcagcagagaaggaaGCAGGCAGCTTTAGTATGCGATGGCCATATTTAGGCAAGACTCTCTTGACTTCCCAGGCACTCTATTGCTCCCACTCactccagtgtgtgtctgtgtgtgtgtgtgtgtgtgtgtgtgtgcgtgcgtgcgtgtgtgtgtgtgtgtgtgtgtgcgttcatccgactgtgtttttttgtatttcagtgCTGCACcgtttacattttaacatgatGCCGTTGAACTCACTGTCATCTCATCTGTTACTTTCACTTACTACTGCGGGGGATTCACGATATTTTCCCCCTCCATTCTCTCCCTGATTATCCCTGTTCTCTTCAACGGTCCTTTCCTGATACTCTTTTctgtattctctctctcctccctcacccCCTGTCAACCTTGTGTCTCATCTTCCTTCTCCTGCAGGAGAGCTGTTCATGGCAGATGGACGGTTAAAGGAGGCCCAGTTCTGCATAGCTGAGGCAAGCGCGATCTTCCCCAACTCACACTCGGTGCTGCTGCAGCGGGGCCGTCTGGCCGAGCTCCGGGGCCAACTGGACGAAGCCAAAGGCCTGTACGATGAAGCTCTGGCCATCCATCCCACAGGAGAGCGCATACTGGTGCACATGGTGAGAGAGACAATGGAAGCATCAGTGGCTGCTAAATGCACTTGCAATTTATATAGTTCACTTGTGTTAAGTGTCCCCACTCATATCATGGTATCAGATTTCGGCTGGTGTAAGTTGCTCACACTCTTCTGTGCACACATTTCATGCACACGCTTGAAATGATACACTTGAGTTCATGAAATTGCATTACACTCTGTTACACAAGAGCTGAAAACATTATAGTAACTCAGTTTAGGCATGTACAGACACAAACCAATTTAAATGGTTTTTCTAAAATCCACTAAAATAAGTATGCATATTTCAGTTCTGTTAGAGCTTCTTATCAAATGCGAATAACACCAACAGTACACACAGGACTCAGTCGAGTCTCACGTGGGTCAATCTTTAAAATCCACGTTTATTCCATTTGAACTGGTAGAAATCATTAAACGA includes:
- the LOC122760286 gene encoding tetratricopeptide repeat protein 7A-like — encoded protein: MGKEAGEFLPKAYLALGLCYSLQASDASLKAERDEFNKKALRVLSKAHTLDLLDAQIAMYLALQLALVRQVSAAMEPLQAALSLHGDDLHSLHLLTLLLSAQKHHRHALETLGLALSQHPDNFNLLFTKVKLEEALFGPATALQTCEVMLQRWQSCYDVGRSSETDDSSSIPVAERAEVSPGGRKSSIHLTLPDFQDTSTGSLSPSSVALSRLEAALSEVSDISSSRRQGPAYIWTTLEHIWLQAGELFMADGRLKEAQFCIAEASAIFPNSHSVLLQRGRLAELRGQLDEAKGLYDEALAIHPTGERILVHMGRLLVKSGRVHLGEKVLRDAVQVHSTSHEAWSCLGEALQSRDAGQAPDCFLTALELEASCPIRPFTIVPREL